From one Streptomyces sp. R41 genomic stretch:
- the nirD gene encoding nitrite reductase small subunit NirD, translating into MTLAPETTGLKIQLRLEDSWLTVCELAQLVPGRGVAALLPDGRQVAVFLDRAGRTYAIDNRDPFSGAAVLSRGLTGTHQGRPFVASPLLKQRFDLESGQCLDDETMRVATYEVRSA; encoded by the coding sequence ATGACCCTGGCACCCGAGACGACCGGCCTGAAGATCCAACTGCGGCTGGAGGACAGCTGGCTGACGGTCTGTGAACTGGCCCAGCTGGTCCCCGGCCGCGGAGTCGCCGCACTCCTCCCCGACGGCCGCCAGGTCGCGGTGTTCCTGGACCGCGCGGGCCGGACGTACGCCATCGACAACCGCGACCCGTTCAGCGGAGCGGCGGTGCTCTCCCGCGGCCTGACGGGCACCCACCAGGGCCGCCCGTTCGTCGCCTCCCCTCTCCTCAAGCAGCGCTTCGACCTGGAGTCGGGGCAGTGCCTGGACGACGAGACGATGCGGGTGGCGACGTACGAGGTGCGGAGCGCCTGA
- a CDS encoding response regulator transcription factor, with the protein MRVVIAEDSALLRDGLVQLLQLRGVEVVAAVGDADALLAAVAEHRPDVAVVDIRLPPTQTDEGIRAAVRLRKDHSGTGVLIFSQYVETKYATQLLGDPAGFGYLLKERVVDIGEFVDAMERVAGGGTALDPEVVAQLFGASRRATALDTLTPREREVLALMAEGRTNHAIAAAFTVSERAVEKHIANIFAKLDLPPSDTGHRRVLAVLRYLDTVN; encoded by the coding sequence ATGCGCGTCGTCATCGCCGAGGACTCCGCCCTGCTGCGGGACGGGCTGGTGCAGCTCCTCCAGTTGCGGGGCGTGGAGGTCGTGGCGGCCGTGGGGGACGCCGACGCTCTGCTGGCCGCCGTGGCCGAGCACCGTCCGGACGTCGCGGTCGTCGACATCCGGCTGCCGCCGACCCAGACCGACGAGGGGATCCGGGCGGCCGTACGACTGCGCAAGGACCACTCCGGCACCGGCGTGCTGATCTTCTCGCAGTACGTGGAGACGAAGTACGCGACCCAACTCCTCGGTGACCCGGCCGGGTTCGGTTACCTCCTCAAGGAACGCGTCGTCGACATCGGCGAGTTCGTGGATGCCATGGAACGGGTCGCCGGCGGCGGCACGGCCCTCGACCCCGAGGTCGTCGCCCAGCTCTTCGGGGCGAGCCGTCGCGCCACCGCCCTCGACACGCTCACGCCCCGTGAGCGCGAGGTCCTCGCCCTGATGGCGGAGGGCCGCACGAACCACGCGATCGCGGCCGCCTTCACCGTCTCCGAACGGGCCGTCGAGAAGCACATCGCCAACATCTTCGCCAAGCTCGACCTGCCCCCGTCCGACACCGGGCACCGTCGGGTGCTGGCGGTCCTGCGCTACCTGGACACGGTGAACTGA
- a CDS encoding sensor domain-containing protein has product MNRLRATLSFPFGRQALAALLYGLIAFPLALVGFVLTLVGLLVGGVLSVTTLGLWLIAVTVRGALALGRLQRALARRLLGLEIEDSARREGAGILGWRRALLGDRSGWRAVGCALATPFTAVFAYAAIVIGYVYGVLLTLHPLLKQWNYNTERASDGTEHRVSLEFFGFQVDSWPRWLIPVALGLLLLATATWLLRYGLGPHRALLTVLLGPDAAERRIRALEETRAQAVDDAAATLRRIERDLHDGTQARLVGLAMHLTMIRELIGAGASPDQLLAVVDTARGNATQAIADLRNLVKGIHPPVLDQGLDTALATLAADSALPVDVRTDIAARPSPAVESIAYFCAAELLANATKHSGASGATVTVTARDGLLRLGVRDDGRGGAVIGAGSGLTGLLTRARTVDGTLTCDSPPGGPTVVTVELPY; this is encoded by the coding sequence ATGAACCGCCTCCGCGCCACGCTGAGCTTCCCCTTCGGGCGGCAGGCCCTCGCGGCCCTCCTCTACGGGCTGATCGCCTTCCCGCTCGCCCTGGTCGGGTTCGTCCTCACCCTCGTGGGGCTGCTGGTCGGCGGCGTGTTGTCCGTGACCACGCTGGGACTGTGGCTGATCGCCGTCACCGTACGGGGAGCGCTCGCCCTGGGCAGGCTCCAGCGCGCGCTGGCCCGGCGTCTGCTGGGGCTGGAGATCGAGGACTCCGCGCGCCGCGAGGGCGCCGGGATCCTGGGCTGGCGGCGGGCGCTGCTTGGCGACCGGAGCGGATGGCGCGCCGTCGGCTGCGCGCTGGCGACGCCCTTCACCGCCGTCTTCGCGTACGCCGCCATCGTCATCGGCTACGTGTACGGCGTCCTGCTCACCCTCCACCCCCTTCTCAAGCAGTGGAACTACAACACCGAGCGGGCGAGCGACGGCACGGAGCACCGTGTGTCGCTGGAGTTCTTCGGGTTCCAAGTCGACTCCTGGCCGCGGTGGTTGATCCCCGTGGCGCTCGGACTGCTGCTCCTCGCCACCGCCACCTGGCTGCTGCGGTACGGACTCGGCCCGCACCGCGCGCTGCTCACGGTGCTGCTCGGTCCCGATGCCGCCGAGCGCCGCATCCGCGCCCTGGAGGAGACCCGTGCCCAGGCCGTGGACGACGCGGCGGCGACCCTGCGGCGTATCGAACGCGACCTGCACGACGGCACACAGGCCCGGCTCGTCGGCCTCGCGATGCACCTCACGATGATCCGCGAGCTGATCGGCGCGGGCGCTTCCCCGGACCAGCTGCTCGCCGTCGTCGACACCGCGCGGGGCAACGCCACGCAGGCCATCGCCGATCTGCGTAATCTCGTCAAGGGCATCCACCCGCCCGTACTGGACCAGGGCCTGGACACCGCCCTGGCCACGCTCGCCGCCGACAGCGCCCTGCCCGTCGACGTCCGCACCGACATCGCGGCCCGCCCGAGCCCGGCGGTCGAGTCGATCGCGTATTTCTGCGCCGCCGAACTCCTCGCGAACGCGACCAAGCACAGCGGGGCGAGCGGAGCCACCGTGACGGTGACCGCGCGGGACGGGCTGCTGCGGCTGGGCGTGCGCGACGACGGACGCGGGGGAGCGGTGATCGGCGCGGGCTCGGGCCTGACCGGGCTGCTCACCCGGGCCCGGACCGTCGACGGCACGCTCACCTGCGACAGCCCGCCGGGAGGGCCTACGGTGGTCACGGTCGAGCTGCCGTACTGA
- a CDS encoding TetR/AcrR family transcriptional regulator: MARTKEFDPDAALQAALELFWQRGYEATSMSDLVERLGVGRASIYATFGNKHELYLKALDRYQQARDPRLLRELSQPGPALPAVRTVVRRFATEAATEGKRLSGCFVTNTAAELAAHDATAARRVEHSWDHIETVLHSALVRAQAQGELPEDRDPRALARMLLVLMQGLRVVGKASTDPARVQDAAEQALVLLD, encoded by the coding sequence GTGGCCAGGACCAAGGAGTTCGATCCCGACGCCGCGCTGCAGGCAGCCCTGGAGCTGTTCTGGCAGCGCGGCTACGAGGCGACGTCGATGTCCGATCTCGTCGAGCGTCTCGGTGTCGGGCGGGCCAGCATCTACGCGACCTTCGGCAACAAGCACGAGCTGTACCTGAAGGCGCTGGACCGCTATCAGCAGGCGCGCGACCCGCGGCTGCTGCGCGAACTGTCCCAGCCGGGCCCCGCGCTGCCCGCCGTGCGCACGGTGGTGCGCCGCTTCGCGACCGAGGCGGCGACCGAAGGCAAGCGCCTGAGCGGCTGTTTCGTCACCAACACGGCCGCCGAGCTCGCCGCGCACGACGCGACCGCGGCCCGCCGGGTCGAGCACAGCTGGGACCACATCGAGACCGTGCTGCACTCGGCGCTCGTCCGCGCGCAGGCACAGGGAGAGCTGCCCGAGGACCGCGACCCGCGGGCGCTGGCCCGCATGCTCCTCGTCCTGATGCAGGGCCTGCGCGTGGTGGGCAAGGCCTCCACGGACCCGGCCCGCGTCCAGGACGCGGCGGAACAGGCCCTGGTACTGCTCGACTGA
- a CDS encoding sulfite exporter TauE/SafE family protein has translation MPDISLTMVAVLCLASLAAGWIDAVVGGGGLLLLPVLLLGLPGGTPAAYALGTNKAVAIVGTTGAAVTYARKAPVDVRLAVRIGLAALAGSTAGAFVAAGLSTDVLKPVVMVVLVGVGTFVILKPAFGTAPSTTPVSPRRVLAAIGLAGLGIGFYDGLIGPGTGTFLVLALTALLHLDLVTASATAKIVNCCTNAGALATFAWKGTVHWQLAALMAVFNLVGGTVGARTALKKGSGFVRVVLLTVVFALVANLAYQQWVA, from the coding sequence ATGCCCGACATATCGCTGACCATGGTCGCCGTCCTGTGCCTCGCCTCCCTGGCGGCGGGCTGGATCGACGCGGTCGTGGGCGGCGGCGGGCTGCTTCTGCTCCCAGTGCTGCTGCTCGGCCTGCCCGGCGGCACCCCGGCGGCGTACGCGCTCGGCACCAACAAGGCGGTGGCGATCGTCGGCACGACCGGTGCGGCGGTGACGTACGCGCGCAAGGCGCCCGTCGATGTGCGTCTCGCCGTACGGATCGGGCTCGCGGCGCTCGCCGGTTCGACGGCGGGAGCGTTCGTCGCGGCCGGGCTGAGCACCGACGTCCTGAAGCCGGTCGTCATGGTGGTCCTCGTCGGCGTCGGCACCTTTGTTATCCTCAAGCCCGCCTTCGGTACGGCGCCCTCGACCACCCCGGTCTCCCCGCGCCGCGTCCTCGCCGCGATCGGGCTCGCGGGCCTCGGCATCGGCTTCTACGACGGGCTGATCGGCCCCGGCACGGGTACGTTCCTCGTGCTCGCCCTCACCGCGCTCCTCCACCTCGACCTGGTGACCGCCTCCGCCACCGCCAAGATCGTCAACTGCTGCACCAACGCCGGCGCCCTCGCGACCTTCGCCTGGAAGGGCACGGTGCACTGGCAGTTGGCCGCCCTGATGGCCGTCTTCAATCTGGTGGGCGGTACGGTGGGGGCACGCACCGCGCTCAAGAAGGGCAGCGGGTTCGTACGGGTGGTGCTGCTGACGGTGGTGTTCGCGCTGGTGGCGAATCTGGCGTATCAGCAGTGGGTCGCGTAG
- the nirB gene encoding nitrite reductase large subunit NirB: MSTDATKAANATDGTAHTIVLVGHGMVGQRFLEALAERGLTATHRVVVLCEEPRPAYDRVQLTSYFSGRTPDELSLTDEEFIKEHGIELHLGDPAESIDREGRTVTARSGLVISYDTLVLATGSYPFVPPVPGKDAEGCFVYRTIEDLLAIEEYAKARATTGAVVGGGLLGLEAAGALKGLGLTTHIVEFAPRLMPVQVDDGGGAALLRTIEDMGLTVHTGTGTQEIVTGDDDAVTGMKLSDGSELPTDLVVFSAGVRPRDQLARDTGLDVGERGGITVDEQCRTSDPHVFAIGECALASDGRVYGLVAPGYEMAETAAATIAADEASFTGADLSTKLKLLGVDVASFGDAHGATADCLDVVYADSRSGTYKKLVIGRDGELLGGILVGDADAYGTLRALTGSVPPIAPEQLVLPAGAGAPVALGPSALPDSAVICSCHNVTKGTIRGAVTEHSCTTVPEVKKCTKAGTGCGSCVKVLGQLVTAELEASGVEVDKGLCGCFSQTREELYEIVLALRITSYQQLLDRYGREGARGGDGCETCKPAVASIIASLAPTVGADGYVLGGEQAALQDTNDHFLANLQKNGSYSIVPRIPGGEITPEKLIVIGEVARDFGLYTKITGGQRIDMFGARVEQLPLIWARLVDAGFESGHAYGKALRTVKSCVGQTWCRYGVQDSVRMAIDLELRYRGLRSPHKLKSAVSGCARECAEAQSKDFGVIATASGWNLYVGGNGGATPRHADLLAQDLSDAELVRLIDRFLMFYIRTADRLERTSTWLERIEGGLDHVRDVVVHDSLGICEELESLMSAHVANYRDEWAETINDPEKLARFVSFVNAPDTPDPVVGFVPERDQIKPDLPLLTIGTRPLEGSAQR, encoded by the coding sequence ATGTCCACGGACGCGACGAAGGCGGCGAACGCCACCGACGGGACCGCGCACACGATCGTGCTCGTCGGACACGGCATGGTCGGCCAGCGCTTCCTCGAAGCGCTCGCCGAGCGCGGCCTGACCGCCACGCACCGCGTGGTCGTGCTGTGCGAGGAGCCCCGCCCGGCGTACGACCGGGTCCAGCTCACCTCGTACTTCTCGGGCCGCACCCCGGACGAACTCTCGCTCACCGACGAGGAGTTCATCAAGGAGCACGGCATCGAGCTGCACCTGGGCGACCCGGCCGAGTCGATCGACCGCGAGGGGCGGACCGTGACGGCCCGCTCCGGCCTGGTGATCTCGTACGACACCCTCGTCCTCGCCACCGGCTCGTACCCCTTCGTCCCGCCGGTCCCCGGCAAGGACGCCGAGGGCTGCTTCGTCTACCGCACGATCGAGGACCTCCTCGCGATCGAGGAGTACGCGAAGGCACGGGCGACGACCGGTGCGGTGGTCGGCGGCGGACTGCTCGGACTCGAAGCGGCGGGCGCGCTCAAGGGGCTCGGACTGACCACGCACATCGTGGAGTTCGCGCCGCGTCTGATGCCGGTGCAGGTGGACGACGGCGGTGGCGCCGCCCTTCTGCGCACCATCGAGGACATGGGCCTGACGGTCCACACCGGCACGGGCACACAGGAGATCGTCACCGGCGACGACGACGCCGTGACCGGCATGAAGCTTTCCGACGGCTCCGAACTCCCCACGGATCTGGTGGTGTTCTCGGCGGGTGTACGCCCCCGGGACCAGCTCGCCCGCGACACCGGGCTCGATGTCGGCGAGCGCGGCGGCATCACGGTCGACGAGCAGTGCCGCACCTCGGACCCGCACGTGTTCGCGATCGGCGAGTGCGCACTGGCGTCCGACGGCCGCGTATACGGTCTGGTCGCGCCGGGTTACGAGATGGCCGAGACCGCCGCCGCCACGATCGCGGCCGACGAGGCGAGCTTCACCGGCGCCGACCTCTCCACCAAGCTCAAGCTCCTCGGCGTCGACGTCGCGTCCTTCGGCGACGCGCACGGCGCCACCGCGGACTGCCTCGACGTCGTCTACGCCGACTCCCGCTCGGGCACGTACAAGAAGCTGGTCATAGGCCGCGACGGCGAACTGCTCGGCGGCATCCTGGTCGGCGACGCGGATGCGTACGGCACCCTGCGCGCCCTGACGGGCTCCGTGCCGCCGATCGCCCCCGAGCAGCTGGTCCTGCCGGCGGGCGCGGGTGCCCCGGTGGCCCTCGGCCCTTCCGCGCTCCCGGACTCCGCCGTCATCTGCTCCTGCCACAACGTCACCAAGGGCACGATCCGCGGCGCGGTCACCGAGCACTCCTGCACGACGGTCCCGGAAGTCAAGAAGTGCACCAAGGCCGGTACGGGCTGCGGCAGTTGCGTCAAGGTCCTCGGCCAGCTGGTCACCGCCGAGCTGGAGGCGAGCGGCGTCGAGGTCGACAAGGGCCTGTGCGGCTGCTTCTCGCAGACGCGCGAGGAGCTGTACGAGATCGTCCTGGCCCTGCGTATCACCTCGTACCAGCAACTCCTCGACCGCTACGGCCGTGAGGGCGCCCGGGGCGGCGACGGCTGCGAGACCTGCAAGCCCGCCGTCGCCTCGATCATCGCCTCGCTCGCCCCGACGGTCGGCGCGGACGGCTATGTCCTGGGCGGCGAACAGGCCGCGCTCCAGGACACCAACGACCACTTCCTCGCCAACCTCCAGAAGAACGGCTCGTACTCCATCGTGCCGCGCATCCCCGGCGGCGAGATCACCCCCGAGAAACTCATCGTGATCGGCGAGGTGGCCAGGGACTTCGGCCTCTACACGAAGATCACGGGCGGCCAGCGCATCGACATGTTCGGGGCGCGGGTGGAGCAACTCCCGCTGATCTGGGCGAGGTTGGTGGACGCCGGCTTCGAGTCGGGTCACGCGTACGGGAAGGCGCTGCGCACGGTCAAGTCGTGCGTGGGCCAGACCTGGTGCCGCTACGGCGTCCAGGACTCGGTCCGCATGGCCATCGACCTGGAGCTGCGCTACCGGGGGCTCAGGTCCCCGCACAAACTGAAGTCGGCGGTCTCCGGGTGCGCCCGCGAGTGCGCCGAGGCCCAGTCCAAGGACTTCGGCGTGATCGCCACCGCGAGCGGCTGGAACCTGTACGTCGGCGGCAACGGCGGCGCGACTCCGCGCCACGCGGACCTGCTGGCCCAGGACCTGTCCGACGCCGAACTGGTCCGCCTCATCGACCGGTTCCTGATGTTCTACATCCGTACGGCCGACCGCCTGGAACGCACATCGACCTGGCTGGAGCGGATCGAGGGCGGCCTGGACCACGTACGCGATGTGGTGGTCCACGACTCGCTGGGCATCTGCGAGGAGCTCGAGTCGCTGATGTCGGCGCACGTGGCGAACTACCGCGACGAGTGGGCCGAGACCATCAACGACCCCGAGAAACTGGCCCGGTTCGTGTCCTTCGTGAACGCCCCGGACACCCCCGACCCGGTCGTCGGCTTCGTCCCCGAGCGCGACCAGATCAAGCCCGACCTGCCGCTGCTGACCATCGGCACGCGCCCCCTGGAAGGAAGCGCCCAGCGATGA
- a CDS encoding S1C family serine protease has translation MRPIARMVVTAVSAMALSGGLTATEARADDLSPKEIFEKVAPATVQVLADNQADGTGIIYDAEQGLILTNDHVVAGQTSLQVRIKDGTPVPVRVMASDPCEDLAVIKLATPQDDLKQVEFGDSGDLQQGDEVTAIGYPIAAGDISHEKPVLTSGVVQSPDVALTDQVSSPNLPSAVQHSATLNQGNSGGPLLNSDAKLVGINTYSLSGTEGQYYSISSDHAEPLLKGLADGKSKNNPGWQGLVALNDPDFAANFTAEDQAAAQALQKRLAAKNIDGLYVSTVDSNSPAAEAGIYDGVVITHLKNTPVTTVPQMCDILRSSTPGEKLSVDGAFTDSGKYDDGTSYSFGDAWNANVKLE, from the coding sequence ATGCGGCCGATAGCGAGAATGGTCGTCACCGCCGTGTCCGCCATGGCATTGAGCGGCGGTCTCACCGCGACCGAGGCGCGAGCGGACGACTTGTCACCGAAAGAGATCTTCGAAAAGGTGGCGCCCGCGACCGTGCAGGTACTGGCCGACAATCAGGCCGACGGTACGGGAATCATCTACGACGCCGAACAAGGTCTCATCCTGACCAACGACCATGTGGTGGCCGGTCAGACCTCCCTCCAGGTCCGTATCAAGGACGGCACGCCCGTGCCGGTCCGGGTGATGGCCAGCGACCCCTGCGAGGACCTGGCGGTCATCAAACTCGCCACGCCCCAGGACGACCTCAAGCAGGTGGAGTTCGGCGACAGCGGCGATCTCCAGCAGGGGGACGAAGTGACCGCGATCGGCTACCCGATCGCGGCCGGCGACATCAGCCATGAAAAGCCCGTACTGACCAGCGGCGTGGTCCAGTCGCCCGACGTCGCTCTGACGGACCAGGTCAGTTCGCCCAACCTGCCGTCCGCCGTGCAGCATTCGGCAACGCTCAACCAGGGCAATTCCGGAGGCCCACTGCTCAACAGCGATGCGAAGCTTGTCGGAATCAACACCTACAGCCTCTCGGGCACCGAGGGTCAGTACTACTCCATCAGCAGCGATCACGCCGAGCCCCTTCTCAAAGGGCTGGCCGACGGAAAGAGCAAGAACAATCCCGGGTGGCAGGGACTGGTCGCGCTCAACGACCCGGATTTCGCCGCCAACTTCACCGCTGAGGACCAGGCCGCGGCACAGGCGCTCCAGAAGCGGCTCGCCGCCAAGAACATCGACGGTCTTTACGTGTCGACCGTGGACAGCAACTCCCCGGCCGCCGAGGCCGGCATTTACGACGGTGTCGTCATCACCCACCTCAAGAACACGCCGGTCACTACGGTCCCGCAGATGTGCGACATCCTTCGGTCGTCCACACCGGGTGAGAAGCTCAGCGTCGACGGAGCGTTCACGGACAGCGGGAAGTACGACGACGGGACGTCCTACTCGTTCGGCGACGCCTGGAACGCTAACGTCAAGCTGGAGTAG
- a CDS encoding NAD(P)/FAD-dependent oxidoreductase, which produces MTSNTRVVVIGAGLAGARLARRLGELGASGGTAGAPALSVELVGEEEHRPYNRVLLAEVLAGRYAPEVIALPVPGRLTRARVTGIDRAARTLRCADGSVIAYDTLVLATGSNPVLPPLRGLFGHGGHELPEGVHAFRTMDDCLGLSKAVRPGARAVVIGGGLLGVSAARALAVRGAQVVLAQQAERLMERQLDPSASRLVHRHLTELGVEVHTECRVRDVRCVGGAVRSVEMADGYALDADLVVLACGVHPRVGLAQDAGLAVHKGILVDDELRTSDPHIRAIGDCAQHEGTLYGLATPALEQADILAELIAGDTTSRYTGTRSLTRLTLTGGDTPFDLAAFGEPEPRPGDDVIQLADATRGTYRKVVVRDDRVVGGVLVGELGTVGALARAWEGAEPLPSDGAPLLHLLTNDGGS; this is translated from the coding sequence ATGACCTCGAATACGCGTGTGGTGGTGATCGGCGCCGGGCTCGCGGGCGCCCGGCTCGCCCGACGGCTCGGTGAGCTCGGCGCGTCCGGCGGCACGGCGGGCGCCCCCGCCCTGTCCGTCGAGCTCGTCGGCGAGGAGGAGCACCGCCCGTACAACCGCGTCCTGCTCGCCGAGGTCCTGGCCGGCCGGTACGCCCCCGAGGTGATCGCCCTCCCGGTGCCGGGCCGGCTGACCCGCGCCCGGGTCACCGGCATCGACCGGGCCGCGCGCACACTGCGCTGCGCGGACGGCTCGGTGATCGCATACGACACGCTGGTCCTCGCGACCGGCTCGAACCCCGTACTCCCGCCGCTGCGCGGCCTGTTCGGCCACGGCGGGCACGAACTCCCCGAAGGCGTCCACGCGTTCCGCACGATGGACGACTGCCTGGGTCTGTCGAAGGCCGTGCGGCCCGGCGCCCGCGCCGTGGTGATCGGCGGCGGCCTCCTCGGCGTCTCCGCCGCCCGCGCGCTCGCCGTGCGCGGCGCCCAGGTGGTGCTGGCCCAGCAGGCCGAACGGCTCATGGAGCGCCAGCTCGACCCGTCCGCGTCCCGGCTGGTCCACCGGCACCTGACGGAACTGGGCGTCGAGGTGCACACCGAGTGCCGGGTGCGCGACGTGCGCTGTGTCGGCGGCGCGGTCCGCTCGGTGGAGATGGCCGACGGGTACGCCCTCGACGCCGACCTCGTCGTCCTGGCCTGCGGTGTCCACCCGCGTGTGGGCCTCGCCCAGGACGCGGGACTCGCCGTCCACAAGGGCATCCTCGTCGACGACGAACTGCGTACGTCCGACCCGCACATCCGGGCGATCGGCGACTGCGCCCAGCACGAGGGCACTCTCTACGGCTTGGCCACACCGGCGCTCGAACAGGCCGACATCCTCGCCGAGTTGATCGCGGGAGACACGACTTCCCGTTACACCGGCACCCGTTCCCTGACCCGTCTCACTCTCACCGGCGGCGACACCCCCTTCGACCTCGCCGCGTTCGGCGAGCCCGAACCCCGCCCCGGCGACGACGTCATCCAGCTCGCCGACGCCACCCGCGGCACCTACCGCAAGGTCGTCGTCCGCGACGACCGCGTGGTCGGCGGCGTACTCGTCGGCGAACTCGGCACCGTCGGCGCGCTCGCCCGCGCCTGGGAGGGAGCAGAGCCGCTCCCCTCGGACGGCGCACCACTGCTCCACCTGCTCACCAACGATGGAGGCTCCTGA